In the Populus trichocarpa isolate Nisqually-1 chromosome 1, P.trichocarpa_v4.1, whole genome shotgun sequence genome, one interval contains:
- the LOC7478530 gene encoding peptidyl-prolyl cis-trans isomerase CYP20-1 codes for MARSGLLAVTLLWTLVLLGTLAVTQAKKSKEDLKEITHKVYFDVEIDGKPAGRITMGLFGKTVPKTAENFRALCTGEKGIGKDGKPLHYKGNVFHRIIPSFMIQGGDFTLGDGRGGESIYGENFADENFKLKHTGPGTLSMANAGRDTNGSQFFITTVTTSWLDGRHVVFGKVMSGMDVVYKMEAEGRQNGTPKSKVVIADSGELPL; via the exons ATGGCAAGATCGGGATTGTTGGCTGTTACTCTGCTGTGGACTTTAGTCCTTCTTGGAACCCTAGCAGTCACCCAG gCGAAGAAATCGAAAGAAGATTTAAAGGAGATTACCCATAAAGTTTACTTTGATGTTGAGATTGATGGAAAACCAGctg GTCGCATTACCATGGGACTATTTGGCAAGACAGTTCCAAAAACCGCAG AAAATTTCCGGGCACTGTGCACCG GGGAAAAGGGTATTGGAAAGGATGGGAAACCTCTTCACTACAAGGGGAATGTATTCCACAGGATTATTCCCAGCTTTATGATCCAAGGAGGTGATTTTACACTTGGTGATGGAAGAGGGGGGGAATCAATTTATGGGGAGAACTTTGCTGATGAGAATTTCAAGTTGAAGCACACTGGACCTG GGACTTTATCAATGGCAAATGCTGGTCGTGATACAAATGGTTCACAATTCTTCATCACAACTGTGACAACTAGCTG GTTGGATGGCAGACATGTTGTGTTTGGTAAGGTCATGTCTGGAATGGATGTGGTTTACAAGATGGAAGCTGAAGGCAGGCAAAATGGCACCCCCAAGAGCAAGGTCGTGATTGCAGACAGCGGCGAACTCCCTCTATAA
- the LOC18109489 gene encoding E3 ubiquitin-protein ligase APD2-like: protein MEEPQRNEQHQLVPATSSFASTYVDGPSTSSVSASHLVVEENQQENDESVHIEGNSGGHHHDQEQEREHPSSAVSYRLNISMSNAAANQMRDDVWSCLAVLIAFWFFASLTIILGYYGSVSLELGPNCSRLVQPNPLFVQSLKAGELGKPKPGPILYGFYKPPPLDVEITWTQQHDAVVPKDFHKEWALFLNKGSKVDISYSIKSLGATPLSLVIAQGTESLIEWIDDPSYPNTTLSWNIINGSGNIQQEIPTSSSYYIAVGNFNSEEVKVELKFIVKSLIYDISQAYYSCPLSNHLCSLQLFLMGTTTAVLTSPGPAEGASDEDWYVKLSYGPRWIIYIIGSGVMTVLLLLALRLCNMFRPPGRDGYQAGEIESERTPLLSQKDDDSSSWGSSYDSNSHEEEDLEKWLAVNCIEGKSVAEGENLRRLCVICFDAPRDCFFLPCGHCAACFTCGTRIAEEVGVCPICRRSLKKVRKIFTV, encoded by the exons ATGGAAGAACCACAACGTAACGAACAGCATCAACTTGTACCTGCAACGTCTTCTTTTGCATCAACTTACGTTGATGGTCCCTCTACGTCATCAGTTTCTGCTTCTCATCTCGTCGTCGAAGAAAATCAACAAGAGAATGACGAGTCAGTACACATCGAGGGTAACTCTGGTGGTCATCACCACGACCAAGAACAAGAAAGAGAGCACCCTTCTTCTGCTGTGTCTTATCGTTTAAATATATCCATGTCCAACGCAGCAGCTAATCAGATGAGAGATGATGTTTGGTCATGCCTAGCTGTTCTCATTGCTTTCTGGTTCTTTG CTTCCTTGACCATCATTCTTGGATACTATGGATCTGTGAGCTTGGAATTGGGGCCGAATTGCTCACGCCTTGTACAACCTAACCCATTATTTGTTCAGTCtcttaaa GCAGGGGAGTTAGGTAAGCCAAAACCTGGACCGATATTATATGGATTTTACAAGCCTCCGCCTTTGGATGTTGAAATCACCTGGACGCAACAACATGATGCAGTTGTACCAAAGGATTTTCACAAG GAGTGGGCGCTCTTTCTGAACAAAGGGTCTAAAGTGGACATCTCTTACAGTATTAAATCCCTTGGCGCCACTCCTTTGTCCCTTGTGATTGCCCAAG GTACAGAAAGCCTTATTGAGTGGATAGATGATCCATCATACCCTAACACAACTTTGTCTTGGAATATCATAAATG GAAGTGGTAACATCCAACAGGAAATTCCAACATCATCTTCTTATTATATTGCTGTGGGAAATTTTAACTCCGAGGAAGTGAAG GTGGAGCTGAAGTTCATTGTGAAATCTTTAATCTATGACATAAGTCAGGCATATTACAGTTGCCCCCTCAGTAATCATTTATGCAGTTTACAGCTGTTTCTCATGGGGACAACTACTGCTGTCCTTACGTCCCCGGGCCCTGCTGAG GGTGCTTCAGATGAAGACTGGTATGTCAAATTGTCTTATGGGCCAAGAtggatcatatatattattggaTCAG GTGTGATGACTGTCCTACTCTTGTTAGCCTTGAGATTGTGTAATATGTTCCGACCTCCCGGCAGAGATGGATATCAAGCAGGAGAAATAGAATCTGAACGAACTCCGTTGCTTTCTCAAAAAGACGATGACAGCTCAAGCTGGGGTTCATCTTATGATTCCAATTCACATGAAGAGGAGGATCTGGAAAAGTGGCTTGCAGTAAATTGTATAGAAGGAAAATCAGTGGCAGAAGGGGAAAATCTGCGCCGTCTTTGTGTCATTTGCTTCGATGCCCCGAGGGACTGCTTCTTTCTTCCATGTGGCCACTGTGCTGCTTGTTTTACCTGTGGAACAAG GATAGCTGAAGAGGTTGGCGTTTGCCCCATATGTCGTAGGAGCCTGAAGAAAGTGAGGAAGATATTTACAGTTTGA
- the LOC7478528 gene encoding uncharacterized protein LOC7478528 produces MAAPLSRNKAPARLSSSPLLWIIALASLTVFFLYKVDNLALQTKTVAGHNLPPTPWHLFPPKNFDDQSRHARAYQILHCSYLTCPYSNTTVSKGHGFNSPSSSPKCPRFFMFIHHDLEPWAQSRITVDHIMGAKNYASFRVVIYKGRLYLDPYYACVQSRMMFTIWGFLQLLKRYPGMVPDVDIMFDCMDKPSINKTEHDSFPLPLFRYCTTKDHFDIPFPDWSFWGWPEVNIRPWDEEFRDIKRGAQARSWPKKWPRAYWKGNPDVGSPTRTSLLECNHTKKWGAQIMRQDWEEEAKGGYVSSKLSHQCDYRYKIYAEGFAWSVSLKYIISCGSLALIISPQYEDFFSRGLIPEKNYWPVSSDGLCQSIKFAVDWGNTNPTEAQKIGKAGQDLMESLSMDRVYDYMFHLISEYSKLQDFKPVPPSSALEVCVDSLTCFADEKQKRFFERATAFPSPSPPCTLQPANSDFIKSWMQQKQRTITNVREMELKA; encoded by the exons ATGGCTGCTCCTCTTTCAAGAAACAAGGCTCCAGCTCGCTTATCTTCCTCTCCCCTCCTTTGGATCATTGCCTTGGCCTCCCTCaccgttttttttctttacaag GTAGATAATTTGGCATTACAAACAAAAACGGTAGCGGGTCACAACTTACCACCGACACCATGGCATTTGTTTCCTCCCAAAAACTTCGACGATCAATCCCGTCATGCTCGAGCTTACCAAATTCTACATTGTTCATACCTAACATGCCCGTATTCCAACACTACCGTTTCGAAAGGTCACGGATTCAACTCCCCCTCATCGAGCCCCAAATGCCCtagatttttcatgtttatccACCATGATCTGGAGCCATGGGCCCAATCACGGATAACCGTGGATCACATAATGGGGGCCAAAAATTATGCGTCCTTTCGTGTTGTCATTTATAAGGGGAGATTGTATTTGGATCCTTATTATGCGTGTGTTCAAAGCCGAATGATGTTTACAATATGGGGATTTTTGCAATTGTTAAAAAGGTATCCTGGGATGGTACCTGATGTCGATATTATGTTTGATTGCATGGATAAGCCTAGTATTAACAAAACTGAACATGATTCCTTCCCTTTGCCGCTCTTTCGGTATTGCACTACCAAGGATCACTTTGATATTCCATTTCCTGATTGGTCTTTCTGGGGTTG GCCAGAGGTAAATATAAGACCGTGGGATGAGGAGTTTCGAGACATTAAACGAGGTGCCCAAGCTCGAAGTTGGCCAAAGAAATGGCCTCGAGCTTACTGGAAAGGGAATCCAGATGTTGGTTCTCCTACTCGTACTTCGCTGCTGGAATGTAATCACACTAAGAAGTGGGGGGCGCAAATTATGCGTCAG GATtgggaagaagaagcaaaaggtGGTTATGTGAGCTCGAAACTATCACATCAGTGTGATTATCG GTACAAAATCTATGCCGAAGGCTTTGCGTGGTCTGTGAGCTTGAAATATATTATATCCTGCGGTTCTCTTGCACTGATAATTTCCCCACAGTATGAAGATTTCTTCAGCCGTGGCCTCATTCCTGAGAAAAACTATTGGCCTGTCTCTTCTGATGGGTTATGCCAGTCCATAAAGTTTGCTGTTGACTGGGGTAATACAAACCCCACAGAG GCACAGAAAATAGGAAAAGCAGGACAGGATCTTATGGAAAGCTTGAGTATGGATCGAGTTTATGATTACATGTTCCACCTCATATCGGAGTACTCCAAGCTGCAGGACTTCAAGCCTGTCCCGCCATCTTCCGCACTTGAAGTGTGTGTGGATTCCCTGACTTGCTTTGCTGATGAGAAACAAAAGCGGTTCTTTGAAAGAGCTACTGCCTTCCCTTCACCAAGCCCCCCATGCACTCTTCAACCTGCCAATAGTGATTTCATCAAGAGTTGGATGCAACAGAAACAGAGAACAATCACAAATGTGAGAGAAATGGAGTTAAAAGCTTGA